From the Cohaesibacter sp. ES.047 genome, one window contains:
- a CDS encoding IS256 family transposase, which yields MSIDKALLDHLMEGRKAGDLFGEDGILQELTKALAERALSAELDEHLTEERADAPPEGANQAPNRRNGRSQKTVTTDSGKVILDIPRDRNGSFDPLLIAKYQRRFPEFDTKIISMYARGMTTREIQGHIEEIYGIEASPSLISAITDSVMEEVTAWQNRPLEPCYPIVFMDAIRVKIRTDGVVLNKAVFVALAVLPDGTRDVLGLWFQANEGAKFWAKVLSDLRNRGVQDILIAVVDGLKGFPQAIEAAFPQTQVQTCIVHLLRHSMSFASYKDRKAVAAALKAVYTAVDATAAEAALEEFENNDLAGKYPAIAPSWRRAWNEVIPFLDYPPQVRRLIYTTNAIEALNSKIRRAVRSRGHFPSDEAAAKLIYLALNATSVEWKRSVREWHSMKSQFAIMFEDRFPMA from the coding sequence ATGAGCATCGACAAAGCCCTTTTGGATCATCTGATGGAAGGCCGCAAAGCGGGCGATCTGTTCGGAGAGGACGGGATTCTGCAAGAACTGACCAAGGCGCTGGCCGAACGAGCCCTGAGCGCCGAACTGGACGAGCATCTGACCGAAGAACGCGCCGATGCGCCGCCTGAAGGCGCGAACCAGGCGCCAAATCGTCGCAATGGCCGCAGCCAGAAGACGGTGACCACCGACAGCGGGAAGGTCATTCTCGACATTCCCCGTGACCGCAACGGCAGCTTTGATCCTCTGCTGATCGCCAAGTATCAGCGCCGCTTTCCCGAGTTCGATACCAAGATCATCAGCATGTACGCGCGCGGCATGACGACCCGCGAGATCCAGGGGCATATCGAGGAGATCTATGGTATAGAGGCGTCCCCGAGCCTGATTTCGGCGATCACCGATTCCGTGATGGAGGAGGTAACCGCCTGGCAGAACCGCCCGCTGGAACCGTGCTATCCGATTGTGTTCATGGACGCGATCCGGGTCAAGATCCGCACCGACGGCGTGGTTCTGAACAAGGCGGTTTTTGTGGCCCTGGCTGTTCTCCCGGATGGCACCCGCGACGTTCTGGGGCTGTGGTTCCAGGCCAATGAGGGTGCCAAGTTCTGGGCTAAAGTTCTCAGCGACCTGCGCAACCGTGGCGTTCAGGACATTCTCATCGCCGTCGTGGACGGTCTGAAGGGCTTCCCCCAGGCCATCGAGGCAGCCTTTCCTCAGACCCAGGTCCAGACCTGTATCGTGCATCTGCTGCGCCATTCCATGAGCTTTGCCAGCTACAAGGACCGCAAGGCCGTCGCCGCGGCTCTTAAGGCTGTCTACACCGCTGTAGACGCCACAGCCGCGGAGGCGGCGCTGGAGGAGTTCGAAAACAACGACCTTGCCGGCAAATACCCGGCAATCGCGCCGAGTTGGCGCCGGGCCTGGAACGAGGTGATCCCGTTCCTCGACTATCCGCCCCAGGTGCGCAGGCTGATCTACACCACGAACGCCATTGAAGCACTGAACTCGAAAATCCGCCGGGCCGTTCGCTCCCGCGGGCATTTCCCCAGTGACGAGGCAGCTGCGAAATTGATTTATCTCGCCCTGAATGCTACTTCTGTGGAATGGAAACGCTCCGTGCGCGAATGGCACTCAATGAAAAGCCAATTCGCCATAATGTTCGAAGATCGTTTCCCAATGGCGTAA
- a CDS encoding SPFH domain-containing protein produces the protein MGITGFDIVAIVLVVLFILILLAGIKTVPQGYNYTVERFGAYTRTLKPGLSLIVPFIDRIGARLIMMEQVLDVPSQEVITRDNATITSDGVAFYQVMNAADAAYEVNNLEMALLNLTMTNIRTVMGSMDLDELLSNRDEINVRLLHVVDAAVAPWGVKISRIEIKDINPPRDLVEAMGRQMKAEREKRAVILEAEGARQSEILRAEGEKQGQILEAEGARQAAFLEAEARERTGEADAKATEMVSKAISEGNMQAVNYFIAKQYVETLGEVVKAPNQKVLMLPIEATSILGALGGIGEISKEVFSKDGPMARGSRVPDAGDNR, from the coding sequence ATGGGTATTACGGGTTTTGATATCGTCGCCATCGTTTTGGTGGTGTTGTTCATTCTCATTCTTCTGGCGGGTATCAAGACCGTTCCTCAAGGATACAATTATACGGTCGAACGCTTCGGGGCCTACACGCGAACCCTGAAACCGGGGCTGTCGCTGATCGTACCGTTCATTGACCGGATCGGCGCGCGGTTGATCATGATGGAGCAGGTGCTTGATGTGCCATCACAGGAAGTGATCACGCGGGACAATGCCACGATCACGTCTGACGGTGTTGCCTTCTATCAGGTCATGAATGCGGCGGATGCCGCCTATGAGGTCAACAATCTGGAGATGGCCCTTCTCAATCTGACCATGACCAACATCCGTACGGTGATGGGCTCGATGGATCTTGACGAATTGCTCTCGAACCGAGATGAAATCAACGTGCGGCTTCTGCATGTGGTGGATGCCGCGGTGGCTCCGTGGGGCGTTAAAATTTCCCGCATCGAGATCAAGGACATCAATCCGCCACGGGATCTTGTCGAAGCGATGGGTCGGCAGATGAAGGCAGAGCGCGAGAAACGCGCGGTAATTTTGGAGGCAGAAGGCGCTCGGCAGTCAGAGATTCTGAGGGCTGAAGGGGAAAAACAGGGACAGATCCTCGAAGCAGAAGGTGCGCGTCAGGCCGCCTTTTTGGAAGCAGAGGCACGTGAGCGAACCGGGGAGGCCGACGCCAAGGCAACCGAGATGGTCAGCAAGGCGATTTCCGAAGGCAACATGCAGGCGGTCAACTATTTCATCGCCAAGCAATATGTTGAAACCCTTGGTGAAGTGGTTAAGGCTCCCAACCAGAAAGTTCTGATGCTGCCGATCGAGGCGACCTCAATTCTTGGCGCGCTTGGCGGTATTGGCGAGATCAGCAAGGAGGTCTTCTCCAAGGATGGCCCGATGGCGCGAGGGTCAAGGGTGCCTGACGCCGGTGACAATCGATGA
- a CDS encoding NfeD family protein: MIQSYFVGLGPWAWLIFGLVLLVLELVAPGTMFLWFGIAALIVGGVSFAFDLGWQNAAILFGVLSLVSVIVGRLLVNRFSKSSTDKPLLNERVLSLVGKTFFLDQAIEHGQGRLKVRDSYWRVTGPDCPAGSEVEVVGGDGTMLTVKPVTKL, encoded by the coding sequence ATGATCCAGTCATACTTTGTTGGTTTGGGCCCGTGGGCCTGGTTGATCTTCGGTCTTGTTCTTCTGGTGCTGGAACTGGTTGCCCCGGGGACGATGTTCCTGTGGTTCGGGATCGCAGCGCTGATTGTCGGAGGTGTGAGTTTCGCCTTTGACCTTGGCTGGCAGAATGCAGCCATCCTGTTCGGCGTTCTCTCGCTGGTGTCGGTCATTGTGGGGCGGCTGCTTGTCAATCGCTTCTCCAAAAGCTCGACTGATAAGCCTCTGCTCAACGAACGTGTCCTTTCGCTTGTTGGCAAGACCTTCTTTCTTGATCAGGCCATTGAACACGGGCAGGGGCGTTTGAAGGTGCGTGACAGCTATTGGCGCGTTACCGGGCCGGATTGCCCGGCTGGCAGCGAAGTGGAAGTTGTCGGGGGCGATGGGACCATGCTTACGGTCAAACCGGTGACAAAACTCTGA
- a CDS encoding IS630 family transposase, whose amino-acid sequence MIFIDETSTNTKLTKRSGWSPKGQRYRAHASFGHWKSQTFIAGLRSRGMVAPWIVNAPMNRRIFETWIETQLLPTLSAGDIVILDNVAFHKSEKAHKLVKSKGAWLLFLPPYSPDLNPIEMAYSKLKTLLRKRAARSFDTISDAIGDICDLYSAKECLNYFKAAGYEVN is encoded by the coding sequence TTGATCTTTATCGATGAGACATCAACCAACACGAAGCTGACCAAACGGTCTGGATGGTCACCAAAAGGACAGCGCTATCGCGCCCACGCTTCTTTTGGTCATTGGAAATCCCAGACCTTCATCGCTGGTTTGAGATCCCGTGGGATGGTTGCGCCCTGGATCGTCAATGCTCCGATGAACCGACGTATCTTTGAAACTTGGATTGAAACTCAACTACTGCCGACCCTGTCTGCTGGCGATATCGTCATCCTCGATAATGTCGCCTTCCACAAAAGTGAGAAAGCTCACAAGCTCGTCAAATCAAAGGGAGCATGGCTGCTGTTTCTTCCGCCATATTCACCGGACCTCAATCCCATCGAAATGGCATATTCCAAACTCAAGACACTGCTGCGCAAGCGAGCAGCCAGAAGCTTCGATACAATCTCAGACGCGATCGGTGACATTTGTGACCTCTATTCTGCCAAGGAGTGTCTGAACTACTTCAAAGCTGCCGGGTATGAGGTTAATTAA
- a CDS encoding response regulator produces MSQTLNDGAAVLVDQNAYQQKMLRSLLHGSGFSRIAEFNALEEGLNEAVRMSSDFLFADFDTAQSSEMMRCNGDLRKTFLPDNTNLIFLMKHPTRKRVETAIASGAQWIISRPYSPASLYQRIHATLAPQSVSSIKPDRKRPEVDVIELSTSQAETEEERIEHLLQEMDSLLKNSPYFDASSETIAGAANNDARGPQPNKHKPSRWGEARSLSGETESSDKFFLP; encoded by the coding sequence ATGTCACAGACATTGAACGACGGCGCTGCGGTCCTCGTGGACCAGAACGCCTATCAACAAAAGATGTTACGGTCTTTGCTGCATGGCTCAGGCTTTTCGCGCATCGCCGAATTCAACGCGCTCGAGGAAGGCCTTAATGAAGCTGTGCGCATGTCATCGGACTTTTTGTTTGCCGATTTCGACACGGCGCAATCTTCGGAAATGATGCGCTGCAACGGCGATCTGAGGAAGACCTTTCTACCCGACAACACCAATCTGATCTTCTTGATGAAGCATCCGACCCGAAAGCGCGTCGAAACCGCAATCGCCAGCGGCGCGCAATGGATCATCTCGCGCCCCTACTCGCCAGCCAGCCTCTACCAGCGCATCCACGCAACCCTCGCCCCCCAGAGCGTATCGAGCATCAAACCCGACCGCAAACGCCCTGAAGTCGATGTAATCGAGCTTTCGACCTCCCAAGCGGAGACCGAAGAGGAACGGATCGAGCACTTGCTGCAAGAAATGGATTCGCTTCTGAAAAACTCTCCCTATTTCGATGCATCCTCCGAAACAATTGCGGGCGCGGCGAACAACGACGCACGCGGGCCACAACCAAATAAACACAAGCCCTCCCGTTGGGGCGAGGCACGCAGCCTGTCAGGCGAAACAGAGTCGTCCGACAAATTTTTCCTGCCCTGA